A segment of the Synechococcus sp. CBW1002 genome:
CAGCCGCGCCTCCCAGGCAGCAGAGTCCACCCTATGCCGGGTGGCCAATCTGGCAGAACCCGTCTAGACCTTGGCGAGGGGAGGGCAGGCCCGATCCAGACCTCCAAACCGAGCTCCATTCATGCATCCTCTGATCGGCAGAAGGATTCCCGTCTCGGAGGGGGGCATGCCCGCACCGATTCACCGCAGCCGCATCCAGCTCGACAGCAGCCTGCGGCGCTGGTTCCACCGCAACCTGGGGCTGTGGCGGTCGCGGCGCACGCTCTACTTTCCCGACGACGAGATCCTGCAGCTCGATATCCAGCTGCGCATCGAGGAGATCAGCCCCTCGATCGAGGGCGAGACCGCCTACCGCTTCACCTGGTGGTCGGAGCACGCCGAGGGCCTGATCGAGCGCAAGCCTGGCTACCAGCGTGCGGGCTCAATCACCGCCCACCTCTGTGGGCACCAGTTGCAAGGGTCCTGCGGCTACCCGTTCAGGTCTCCCACTGAATCCCAGCTCCGCCAGGTGGACGAGCATGAACTCATCCTGAAATCCATCGACGAGGGCTGGCAGATCCTCGATCACATCCGCCTGGTGGATCAGGATCGTTTCCGGGCCCGCTCGATCTATGCCTGGTTGGACGGCAGCCTCCACCTGGTGGAGACCCATCACGATTCCCGTCTGCCAAGCGACACGCTTGCGGCTGTCCCGTCCGACTGACGGCCCAGGAACGATGCAGCAGCATGGGGGCTCACCATGGCCAGAGTCTTGACCTCCCTGCTAAGCCGTCGTTTTTCCCTGCTGGTTACTCCTCTTCTGGCCGCCCCTCTTCTGACACTCCCCCTGGTGCTGGATCCTTTGGCCGCCCTGGCGGCTCCTGCCACCGAGGAGGAGATGTCGCTCTACACCCGCATCGCGGCGGTGAATGTATGCATCGCCCGCTCAGCCGGGGTGGAATTCGACAAGGCCGTGAGCATCGCTGGTGAGACCATCGCCCAGCTGATCCAGGGCCAGCACGATGGCGCCATCCAGCAGGTCGGCAGCAAGCCCCTCTCGATCGAGGAGCTGCGGCGCGGTTCGATCAATTCGGCCGTGCTTGGGGCTTCCGAGGTGTGCCCCAAGGATGTGCCACCCGAGGTGATGAAAAAGGTGCAGGAGGCTCTCAAGCAGAGCGAGGCAGCTCCAGCGCCTCGGGGCGCGGCCGCCCCGGGGCCCACGGCCCCATAGGTCGAGTTGTCTCAACCGTCGCAAGGCTCAGCCCCGCGCGGTTTCTGTTATTTCGCTGGCCATCCAGGCCGATTCCCCCCGCTCTGCCAACTCCATGGCCGTTGTGCGCCTCGCGGACTACCGTCCCGCGCCCTTCCTTCTGGATCGCGTCGACCTGACGGTGCGGCTGTTCCCTGACCACACGGAGGTGGAGGCAGCGCTGGCGTTCCGGCCCAATCCGGCGGCCATGCCGACGGAAGACGGCCATCCCGAGTCCCTGCTGCTGCAGGGGCTCGATCTTGAGCTGCTCGATCTCAGCCTCGATGGCGAGCCCGTCGCCGCGGCGGCGATCCAGCACATGCAAGGGCAGTTACGGATCCTGGAGCCACCAGCGCGGCCGTTCCTGTTGCACAGCCGCGTTCGCCTGCACCCCGAGACCAACACAACCCTGGAAGGCCTATACGTGAGTGGCGGGCTCTACACCACCCAGTGCGAAGCCGAGGGGTTCCGGCGCATCACCTTCCACCCCGACCGCCCGGATCTGCTCAGCCGCTTCCGGGTGCGGATCGAAGCAAATCGCTCCGCCTGCCCGGTGCTGCTCTCCAATGGCAACTGTGTCGAAACCGGAAGTCTCGAGGCCGAAGCGGGCAGCGAAGCCGAACGCCACTACGCCATCTGGGACGATCCCTTCCCCAAACCCTCCTATCTGTTCGCCCTGGTGGCCGGACGCCTTGAGGAGGTGCGCGATCAGTTCACCACAGCCTCGGGTCGTTCCGTGCTGCTGCGGATCCACGTGGAACCGGGCGACAGCCCCTACACCGGCCATGCCATGGCTTCACTCAAACGGGCGATGGCCTGGGATGAACAGGTGTACGGCCTGGAGTACGACCTCGATGAGTTCAACATCGTCGCGGTGCGCCACTTCAACATGGGCGCGATGGAAAACAAGAGCCTGAATATCTTCAATTCCAAGCTGGTGCTGGCCGATGCCGAAACCGCCACCGATGCGGAACTGGAGCGGATCGAGAGTGTGATCGCACACGAATACTTTCATAATTGGACCGGCAATCGCATCACCTGTCGCGACTGGTTCCAGCTTTCGCTCAAGGAGGGGCTGACCGTCTTTCGCGATCAGTGCTTCAGCGCGGACCTGCATGGAGCGGCCCTGAAGCGAATCGAGAATGTCTCGCTGCTGCGCAATACCCAGTTCCGCGAAGATGCCGGCCCCACGGCCCATCCGGTGCAGCCGGATCACTACCAGGCGATCGATAACTTCTACACCACCACGATCTACGAAAAGGGATCGGAACTGATTCGCGCTCTGCACACGCTGCTTGGTGCCGAGACCTTCCAGCGCGGCATGGCCCTCTATGTGGAGCGCCATGACGGCACCGCGGCCACCTGCCAGGACTTCGTGCAGGCGATGGAAGACGCAGCGGCCGGCTCTGCCAGCTTCGATTTCGCCCAGTTCCGGCGTTGGTACCACCAGGCCGGCACGCCGGTGCTGCAGGTGAACCGCCGCTGGGATGGTGCGGCGGGGGTGCTGGAGCTCACCCTGCGGCAGCACACCCCGCCCACGCCGGGCCAGCCCGACAAGCAGCCCCTGGTGATTCCGCTGGTGCTGGGCCTGGTGGATCGGGCGGGCCAGCCCCTGCCCCTGCGCCTGGCCGGGGAGTCGCCCTCGCAGGCGGCCGCCGCCGAGCTTCAGGGCGCCTGGGGCAAGGAGAGCCGCCTGCTGGTGATCGATCAGGCGGAACAGCAGCTGCGCTTCGAGGGCTTGCCGCCGGAGGGCCATCCGCCGGCCCTGTCGTTGCTGCGGGGTTTCTCGGCTCCGGTTCGGCTGGAGATCGGTCGTTCCACCGCCGAGCTGGTGCATCTGCTGGCCAGCGACAGCGACCCTTTCGCTCGCTGGGATGCGAGCCAGGTGTTGCTGCGCAAGGCCCTGGTCGCCCGAGCCAGCGGGCAGCCCCATGACCAGCTGGAGGAGGAGCTGATCGATGCCTTCGGCCGCATCCTCAGCGATCCCTCCCTCGCGGAGGCGAGCCGCAGCATCCTGTTGGTCGCTCCTGGGATGGCGGAGCTGGAGGAGGCCATGGTGGAACCTGATCCTCCGGCCCTGGT
Coding sequences within it:
- a CDS encoding cAMP phosphodiesterase: MTSLLSRRFSLLVTPLLAAPLLTLPLVLDPLAALAAPATEEEMSLYTRIAAVNVCIARSAGVEFDKAVSIAGETIAQLIQGQHDGAIQQVGSKPLSIEELRRGSINSAVLGASEVCPKDVPPEVMKKVQEALKQSEAAPAPRGAAAPGPTAP
- the pepN gene encoding aminopeptidase N gives rise to the protein MAVVRLADYRPAPFLLDRVDLTVRLFPDHTEVEAALAFRPNPAAMPTEDGHPESLLLQGLDLELLDLSLDGEPVAAAAIQHMQGQLRILEPPARPFLLHSRVRLHPETNTTLEGLYVSGGLYTTQCEAEGFRRITFHPDRPDLLSRFRVRIEANRSACPVLLSNGNCVETGSLEAEAGSEAERHYAIWDDPFPKPSYLFALVAGRLEEVRDQFTTASGRSVLLRIHVEPGDSPYTGHAMASLKRAMAWDEQVYGLEYDLDEFNIVAVRHFNMGAMENKSLNIFNSKLVLADAETATDAELERIESVIAHEYFHNWTGNRITCRDWFQLSLKEGLTVFRDQCFSADLHGAALKRIENVSLLRNTQFREDAGPTAHPVQPDHYQAIDNFYTTTIYEKGSELIRALHTLLGAETFQRGMALYVERHDGTAATCQDFVQAMEDAAAGSASFDFAQFRRWYHQAGTPVLQVNRRWDGAAGVLELTLRQHTPPTPGQPDKQPLVIPLVLGLVDRAGQPLPLRLAGESPSQAAAAELQGAWGKESRLLVIDQAEQQLRFEGLPPEGHPPALSLLRGFSAPVRLEIGRSTAELVHLLASDSDPFARWDASQVLLRKALVARASGQPHDQLEEELIDAFGRILSDPSLAEASRSILLVAPGMAELEEAMVEPDPPALVAAGLALQRRFGEAHAELLAHTLERCRAYWGMEWPQGSGARMLTGRIWAWRIAAGDGAMAAMARDAVHGPSMTLSRCGLQALQAHAIPERQEAMAAFFERWQDRPVILDAWFALEAGAPFADGLERVARLLEHPRFDPMAPNSVRAVLGGLAGNAVVFHAADGRGYRFLAEQIAALDGRNPITASRLAKVFSRWRSYGPERRERMAEALNLLAAAPLSSNTREVVEQCLG